The following nucleotide sequence is from Leopardus geoffroyi isolate Oge1 chromosome A1, O.geoffroyi_Oge1_pat1.0, whole genome shotgun sequence.
tttatgttcctAATTGTGTCCCTGATGAATATTCTATGTAAAAGCCACAGTACCCTTTCTTGACATCAGTATCAACCCTTCAcctgaatattttcatttcatccttgcTAAAATACTAAAGATCCTCAAAGTACCTGGATCTGCTCTAAGACATCTCGCTGCATTTCTACTGCCATATGATAGACATCATGGTCTGAGCTATTATACATTACAGCATTCTGGAACATCAGCATAATGTCACGCTGAAATTCAGCTGTGCTGCGAATCAGTccattttcaatgtttttcttaatagttGACAAATCCAtaggcctaaaaaaaaaaaaaaaaaacaaaaaaaaacaaaaacagataaatggagGAGAAGAGGACCCAAATGGATCTGAATATATTATTACCATATACATCTTCTCATATATACCCTTAGTCTTAGCTACCAGGACTCAAATACTAACCCCCTCACCCCAAAATATGCACTTAATCCAAAAACCAAAGTTAATCTATACAGTAAGTATTGGCTGGGAAAGGTAATAAAGGGGGTTCTTTTAGACTATCTTTGGTGATCCAGCCACTGAAATGATTAGCTTACCACCTGGTTACCTTTACTCACATCAAAAACATTTGCTTTAAACTTACTGTCTAAAGCAAAAATCCATTAAGACTAAACAATTTACAATTCAGGCAAGTCAGTATGCTGAATGGATCATGGCTTACCTCTGTACAATGCTATGGTAGCCAGGTGCTATATCATCTGTAACAGGCTGCAGGAAGACATTGGCATATCTGTCCAAAAAGAGTAAGGTGCAATTACTTACTTATCCTTCAGAAGCAGGTGAGGGAACATGATTTAAGTAGCTAAAGGTTGTAAGAGCCAATGCCACCAATCCCATATAAACCTACTCAGACTCTTCTCTAGTCACAAACATGCAGGaggaataggagaaaatgttcCTACTGACTGGTAAAGCTCACTCACCTATGATTAGCTGCAGCTCTCCATACAAGCATGATAgctttcttccagattttctgtGCCTGAATAGCTTCTTGATCCTCACTACAGACAGAgctgaaataaaagaagagagtCCCATCAAGCAtaagtcaaaataaagaaaaaaaaaaaaaaaaaatcctcatcatTTCTTGTCCACTATTAGTTCCAGaccaagaaagagaagatgaaaaagtaaGACTCTCTCACTTCTCACCTTCACTATCTTGACCTCAAAGAAGAATCTCAGATACTCACAACTGTGAAGAAGCAGGGCTGCTGGGGATGGAGTCTGCCAGTGTATGGGACTGCAGCGTAGCATTGTGTATGCTAAAGCCATCATCACTCTCGCTCACAGGGGGTTCATTATCCATTTCTGACAAATAGCCTTCTCCTTGATCTTCTTCCTTAGCCTCCTCGAGGCTGGCCGCTTCACTGACTccatcttcctcctcatcctcacctGGGGCATCCTTAGACACAGTGTGCTCCGGTCAACAAATGCAAGCAAAGCTATCCAGCAAAGTGTCATTAAACATGATCTTTTGGGTTAGATCAGTTCTAGAAAATGGCCTCACACTGTTTCCTGACTGAGCTCTCTATCACTTATACTACCATCTACTTACACTAACTGATCAAGTTTAATTTAGAACCTGGACAAAGAAGAAGACCCAGgatctttttaaaaggaagaaaaaaaaaagctacttacTTAAGACTAAGCTAAGAGGCGTTCCTTCTTTCCCCTTGCTCTTGAGAGGAACTCTGACCCTGGGTACAAAGTtatcaaaaatagtttttattttgtgtctcaTCTGATGGAGCAAGCTCACATCGCatcactttaaatgtttattactgtTTATAACTACTTTagtaattctaaaaagaaaactctggatAACTTTCTTTGGATAGAGTAATAATTTGATTTCTTGTATGTTCTCCCTGACTCTGGCATCCCTATTTACTCCAAATCACTCTGAGGTATCAAAGTTTCTTTGCGCattataaatgcaaaagaaagctCTGTGTGAAATTCACATATTCTTTCAGATGGGAAGCACATGTGGCCACAGTACTGCCAGTATGCCTGACTGTCCACTGCAACTTTTCCCCACGCAACTCCTTTAACCAGTCtcatctcagaaaaaaagatgcaCGTTCACTGAAATTTATTACAAAGGTAGTGCTATTGGGAAATCTAGTCACACAgcaagaggaataaagaaaagtcTGAAATACCTTTATCTGGCTTCCAAAAATAGTCCCTGATTCTTCTTTCAATGAGtctgcagaggagagaaagactaCCTGAAGATTTTTCCACCTTAGCCTTCCCCTTCCTATGGACAATAATCCCCTGCAGCTCTCCTTTCCATGCTGACCTATTCTACCTCCTCTACTTGCCCACAACCCACAATCCCTCAAGAAGCCTAAGCAAAGGATTTCAAGTTAGTTACAGAGTTCAGATTTCCTGGGCTTATTATTTACCTGACATTTCAAACTTGTGCTGAGTCTCTGCCTCTAAAGGATCTTCAATGGGATTTGAGCCATGTGATGGAGACAACATGCTTTCAGGGGATGCCTGAAGACCAAAAAGAATACATACCCTAAATACTGATACATCACTTCAGctacagaagtttattttttcaatgttcatttcttttcaagagagagagaatgagcagggaggggaagagagagagggagatatagaatctgaagcagacacagggcccaaacacatgaactgcaagatcatgacctgagccaaagtcacatgcttaaccgactgagccacccaggcacccccagaagtttattttttaatgatgagACTACAGAAGAAACTCTTAGTCCTACCCACGTAAAAGGAATCTAATGGTCACCTTACAAGGAACAGGATAAGCATATATAGCAATGATCACACCTACAGACTATGGCCACATCAACCATGTGACAATTCAGGAATGCAACAGGAAAACCAAAGGCCTaagcatcactttttttttttttttttcaacgtttatttatttttgggacagagagagacagagcatgaacgggggaggggcagagagagagggagacacagaatcggaaacaggctccaggctctgagccatcagcccagagcccgacgcggggctcgaactcacggaccgcgagatcgtgacctggctgaagtcggacgcttaaccgactgcgccacccaggcgccccaagcatcacttttttttaaacgtttatttctgagagaaacagagcgtgagagggagaggggcagagagagagggagacacagaatctaaagcaggctccaggctccgagctgtcagcacagagcctaacgtggggctcaaactcatgaactgcgagatcatgacctgagccaaagtcagacgcccaaccaactaagccacccaggcaccccttaagcaGTCACTTCTTACCTAAAGTATAACCCTCCATCCTCCCAGGtcgattttatttacttatttttttttttaatttttgaagcttttctttaaaaaaaaagtttgaggggtgcctgggtggcgcagtcggttgggcgtccgacttcggccaggtcacgatcttgcggtccgtgagttcgagccccgcgtcgggctctgggctgatggctcggagcctggagcctgtttccgattctgtgtctccctctctctctgcccctcccccattcatgctctgtctctctctgtcccaaaaataaataaacgttgaaaaagaaaattaaaaaaaaataaataaataaaaaaaaataaaaaaataaaaaaaaagtttgagtaaGAGAGACAGTggccatgagcaggggaggggcagagagggagagagagaggatcccaagcaggctctgcactgccagcgcagagcccgatgtggggctctaatcacgaactgtaagatcatgacctgagttgaaaccaagagttagacacttaaccaactgagacacccaggcgcccctaatatttatttatttttgagagagaaagagagctcgcACACATGCAAGTGGAGGtgcagaaggaggggagggagggagggagggagagagagagagagagagagagagagaaagaaagagagagagagagaaagagagagattgattcccaagcaggctctgctgacagcacagagccagagccaCAGCtagggctcagtcccaggaatagtgaaatcatgacctgagccagaatcaagagttgcctgcttaaccgactgaaccatccaggtgcccctcccaggcCAATTTTAAATACCTCTGTCTTCACAGTTGTAAGTGGAGTCTCATCGCCTTTCCCACCGGAAACATCTGCTTCAGCAATCTCTCCTGGGGCAATGTTTCTTGGTTCCTCATCTAAGTCCTGACTTCTGAGTTCTGGTGGCTCCATACTTGTGGCTGGAACAACTCCAGCTACTATTTCAGGACCTGAGATGCCTTGCTCTGGTTCTGCAGGTTCCATTTTAATCTCAACACTGGGCTCCCTGATGTCCACCAGTTCATGGATTCCTTTGTTTTCGGTTTCCTCAAAGTCCAGCCTTTCTTGCTTGACTGTCATCTCCGGTGCAGGGAGAGATACTGGCTTGTCCCGCTCCTGCTGGATAGGGTGCTCCCAGGGGCCAGGCAGGGACTGGGGATCATCATTCTCTTCACAGAATGACAGTGCTGCTTCTACTGCTGCCACATCCAGCACTTCAGGATGATCATCTACCTGTCCCATAATACATACACTGTTGAAGTCAAAGAAAGAAGCCCAAGTCCCTCAATTCTGTTAGCACCAAATGAAATGACCTCAATCTATagcttctctctccatcttctccaTGTAGCAGATGCAACCAATGGGCAGGCACCTGTCCTATGCAAACCAATAACACAGGGATGGCTGCGAGAGGACTAATGTGAGCACCAAAGGGCTTGGGACTATGGAGATGGAGATGGGCAGAAGCaggaaaaatgtttatgtacCTACAAGAAGCAAGGAGAGGGTGAGGAGAGAAGCCTATGTAGGACTGATGAGAGATTCTTTTGGGCTCTGTGAATAGTTACCTTGTCCTCAATGATGGCAATGATGTCTCCAACGGTCTCAAAGTCCAGCTCTTCACCTGTGTAGGACACAGCAATATCCATCTTCTCAGCCAAATCTAAATCTTCCTTCCCATCTATGCTGGGAGGCTTTGATCCTCCAGGAGCCTCGGCTACCCCTGATCGGAAACACTCTTCTTTGATAGAATTGATGATCATGGAGATTTCATTGCTATCCATGGAAACAGTCACAGTATGTGGATCCCCCACAGCCTCCATGGGGACACAGGTGTCAGGCTGACTCACTGAataacaggaagagaaaagaatttcagaAGCTTAGCTAGTACCAAGTGACCACCTGGAGATCAACCAAGGCTATAGACAGATATCAAGTACCCACACACTTAAACTCAAAAAGTTACCTTAGATCTACATCTGCCTATGTTTTTTGGTTCTCACTTTTATCTAGAAAGTAGGGTGAGCACACATTCTCAAGCCTACTCATATGTGTACACTTAGCCCCTTTCCCCCAACACATAAATGCCCGCCCACatcttttcattcttgtttttctaaGGATAGAGATGTCCATGGAGAACAGGACAGAAGCATCTGAATTGGAGATGATGCTCTTGGTCAGCTTTCTCTAACTGAAGCTCGAGATGAAATTTTGGACCTAGTGGCTGCTCAGGGCGTGGGTCAGGGACGCACCTGGAGCTACACTCTCAGGAGTGGAGACAGCCGGAGCAGAGGATGGTGCTGGCAGCGCAGGCATCATGACAATGGTAGCCTGGGACACAGACTCTACAGGGGGTGGCACAAGTTTAACTGGAGGTTCACTGGCAACAGTAGTGAAGGAAGCAAGAGGAGTGGTGAACTGTGTAGGACCAGCTTCTAAAAGCCGGGAAAGAGTAGGAGCACCTAACAGACAAAGAGGTACACAAAATGAGGTAAGAGGAAAGCACATGAATACGAAGCAAGAGCCACTTTAAGACTCAACCAAGAAAAGTTTTAGTCTCAAAGGATGAAAGGAACTCTTCTTTAAGTAAGCTCATTAtctatttccttactttttccaAGCTTTCTAATAAAGATCTTCTTCCAAGTTAGGAATAAACCAAAATACTAGAACACACAGGGTGTATGAAAAACGGGTGGAAATTTCTCACTGgaagaaaatcaaacaataacaacaaaaccacGAAAAACTGGTATGAATAAATCTGTCACTTCTGCTTCAGTTAAGCATGCTGTAAACCACCCAAGTTCAACACCATTCAAATATCAATAACTGAGGTTTGAGATTTTGTAaagcttttctctttgctttactttttctatCTCACTCAATTCTCTCAACATCCTTGTAAAGTACATTATGTTGCaattaataaaaaagcaaactggAGCTCAAGAGTTAAGTCATCTCGCCAAGGTCACAAAATCAGTAATGTAGGAAGCCTGAGACTCAAGTCCAGTTCTCTGGCTCCAAATCTTGATCCCCTATACTACAGCCTCAGATATCTCTAGCgcctttccataattttgcaaGCCCCAGAGAAGCAGCTTCACTACTAACTTCACTATTCTTCTCATCATTATCTATGCTGTGGTCATCCAGAGATATTACTATTTAGAAGACAGAATGGATTTACAATCTGGGGCACTATGTGGTTTAACAGGTAAGGTAGCTCCAAAAAAAGTTGGGCTTTACATCTAGGATTGACAGTTGCTTATTATCAGAGGCTAGAAACCAAAGATAGTCAATACTAAGATTAACATCTTTGAAGTAAAGTAGATAATGGAAAAGTATTGACTTACCTGAGGCAGCAGGGGAGGCTGcaacagtgttgggtgtttgctgCATCTCCCCACCATGTATCATGGGAAGAACCCCGCCTACCTCCAGGAGGACACCTGTACTGTTCAAGTGGCCAGAAGCCACAGCCATTTCACTCTCACTGACCTATTAGGGAAGAACAGAGGTGAAGGATACACTCAAGCTTTCCTTTACTACCACTTCCCAAAAAAGCTTCAGCAGTTGACCAAACTTCATGAAGTTAATATCCATAGAGAATAATTTCAGACACAAGGGAAgctctactttttaaaacttatttgacAAGAGTTCTCTGTAGAAGAGAACCAAAACAGATGTGATTTCAGATAACTCAGGACCCGAGGATACTATCAACttattggttttttgtttctgtttttgttaagtTAACATTTAATTAGgagatctctttctcttttgaacttttttttttccatgtcgTATTTTAGGTCCCAGGCACTCCCTTCCAAAGTACTAAATCACCACAGCTCTCAAACACCCACAGAAGTCTCCATACCAGTCTGGGGCTAGTAGGCAGGAGGCTGCCCTTCTTCAAGAGCTCTgacagcagaggggaggggggtggagttGCTTTCTGTCCAAGCATCTTTTTCTGGGGTGAATCATCTGTTACTGGGGTCATGGGGGCTTCTAAGGGTGCAGAGCCTGGAGGAAGGGTGTCAGGAATCCCAGGAAACGAGGTGACTGGGGTACTCGGCAAAGTCCCAGGGGTTACCTAAGAGACAACAGAGAACCTTTATCTGACTTCTCATACTCTGGAAGGTTCCCTACTAATCTGGATGGGTTAGTGTGTCTAACTATTACTTTATTAGTCCTGAGTGTAACTGCCCAGAACCCTCTATCCCTCCTGCTCTCAGCCATATGTTTCTTCCAGGTTTCTCTGTTCCACCCAAACTCACAGTGACCCAAACATTCCACCCAACCTGCCTTTTACAAACTCCTTAACCACTaccaatattatatttataagaaCACTATCCCtcatttcagcagaaattttaaaaaactagtttACTTACAAACAACTTCTTATTTTACCTATCTCTCAAAAGGTCAAAAGGCTCAACATTTTTAGGTCCATCCTTATCTTAAGAGCACAGAACATGGTAAATTAAGTCTCTGGCCTTCAGACCAAGAGAGGAAATTGCCTCTAGGCCAAAAGTGGTTTCCTCATCACTCAGCTCTCTGCTGGCTTATTGCCCCTTTGCTGATCAATTCCTGCAGATGAAAATATACTCACTCCAGAGGTGGCCTCTTCCATAGTGGTTGTGGTCAAGTCTCCAAGTGGATAATCACCTCCTGGGGAGGCAGAATCTATAGGAGAGCGGACCATCACAGTGGGTAATCTCCGAGGGGGTGTCTTTACTGCTTGACGAGCTAAAACATAAAAAGcaacaatttttaagttttcaagatTAAATAAACGAAACTGGTCACTACTCTGCTATTACATAAAAGACGAATAGGGACGTTGCCTAATTAAAGCAGCATTCTCCTTGTGGGAGACAGatacctcttttttaaaagtttatttaagtaatctctacacccaacatgggtctcaaactcacggccctgagatcaaaTGTCAAATGCTCtcccaactaagccagccagtcaCCATGAGACAAGCAACTTTTTAAGACTCATTTTTCCTAAGCATAATTCTCACCCTAAGCAAACCCACTGAACTATCTCATAGGTTCTTGGAATAGGAAGGTGGCTTAAACATCCTTCAATATCCTCTTCAACAACTTATTATTacgattttgtttttaataagagaaaagacCTCACTGGCTCAGAGCTAGAGCTACAAATGCTTATATTCTTATCCAATGACTGGGCTATTCTTAATCTTCTTATAGAGCTTTGCTTCCTAAAAACTTAATTATATTCAACATCTATATTATCAAGCCTTCGCGTCCTAAAAGGACCCTAAGTCTAGTGAGAACAGAGCAGAGCTCATTTTCCAAGAGTTTCTTCCTGGATATAAAGGgatgtttttattgtggtaaaaaagaAGAGGACATAGATAAGTgcacaaataaaatggaattagTGGATTCTATGTTACAATATAGTCTTCAACTGTTATTAACATGCAGTACTGTATATATAGTTAACTGCTAAAGGGAGTCAGGAGGAGGTTCCATTTACCTTGATATGCAGCATCTGTAGCCTTCCTCTTTACTtcagcctcctcttcctccaatttctttttcctaaagcGGGAAGTAAGGGTAAGATCCTAGCCAGCTCTAACTCCTCCACAGGTCATAACACCCTCACAAAGAAATTTCTGCCAGGCTAGCACTCTATGGAGGAAAGGCCTAAAAAGGAATACTTCTCAGCAAAACAGGAAATTTTTAGTGTACTGCCTAACTACCAGCTCTTCATTCAGGCAAACTAAAGCcacttttaagttaaaattaagtTGTATCTTCACACTGAAATATTCCACATTATTGTCTACAACTCATTCTCCCCTCCCAGCTACCAGGCCATGGGGCAGCTTTTCCCTTCCAGAATCACTCAAGACTAAAGGGATGGCAGATGGAGGAGATAAGCCAGAATACTTGAGGAGAAAAGGGGTAAAAACAGAGGAAGGTATACAGAAGGAAGAACAATATAATATAACCCACATCACAATGTCATTGCAAAGCTCATCCAGTCTGCTGTCCATGTGCCCAGCTTGAATTAGTTCTGCATCTCTTTTCAGCCGtctagaaataaagagaaatgagttAACTGGGTCTtttaatctattatttaaaaaattctgaccAGTACCAAAAGTCAGCCCCTTCGGTTTCTCCCAACCATTTGGCATTCCCTCTGCTAAGTACCTATATTTTTCTTGGGTTTCCTTTATCACTTTCTTTAGTTCCTCAACTCGTTCAGCAGTCAATTTCCGAACAATGACATCTTCAACAGTTTCTACCACTTCGCCCTTTTCACCCCTTTTCCGTCTgcagaaaatttcaaaacaaaaacgcACATTTGCATAAAAGAACATTTGTTCCCACTCCCACTTGCTTTCTTTGAGCCTCTCCACCATCTAACCATAGATAACTTCTGCTCTATTTTTATCACccagtaatattaataatataaatatattatttatatattataatcacatattataaatttatatatatttaaaaatacttatttatatatataagtatattatatatatatttatatattataaataatataaataatataaaactgaCAGGATTCCTCAGTAAACATTCTCCACTAAAGAGATGTGGCTTGAACACCTGGCTTTGTACTCACTTTGGGGTCTCAGTGGTCTCTAGAAGCTCTGAGTACTGGGAAGCACAAtgctatgaaaaaaaagtaaaaatatgatgAACAAGCCTGGAAAGGAACGATCTTTCAAAGTTTCAACATCTCAAACTAAGGCTTGCAAAGAAGAGCTATATGTAAGATGAGTGGTCTCTAGAAGGGCAAATACTTTGCAGTCAAATCAGTTCAAAATACTTAGTACCAGGACATAGAACAGGGAGTCTTCTAACCTAGAATTTATATATGCAAGGAAAAGCAACCCAATAGCCAATATGTATAGTTAACATCTACTGAGTAGTTACCACATGCAAGGTATTGTGCTATACGCTTTACTGGTATTGCCTCAACTAAATCTTTACAAGAATCCTGAAGTAccttttatctctattttacaaatgagacaaCTGAGAATCATGGTCTAAAGAGTCTAAGTGAAGTCATAGTAAACTCAGATCTTTCTAACTCTCAAGCTTGGACCCTCCTTACCTGTTAGTTACACAACAAGAAAAGTTTATAATATGAACATACATGGGTAGACTGGCcaacagtggggaaaaaaggaaacagtattCTCAACTCTTCTCTCTTTGAGGTATAAAAGACTTGTGATTAAAGAGTAAGGCCTGGAAGGGAATGCATTTCACGTCTCTAAGACTGCTCTAAAAGAGCACTTGCCATTTGCacctacatggatggaactagaggatattatgctaagtgaaattagtcagagaaagacaaatatcataggacttcactcatatgagaactttaagagacaaaacagataaccataagagaagggaaacaaaaataatataaaaacagggaggggaacaaaacataagagactcttaaatatggagaacaaacagagggttactggaggggttgtcagggggagatgggctaaatgggtaaggggcattaaggaatctactcctgaaatcatttttgcgcTATATGCTAATGTGAATGTAAAtcaaaaaacataaagtaaaaaacaaaaacaaaaacaaaaaaactcacaggaaaaaataaataaataaaaaataaaagagcacttGCTTGGGAACTTACTTTTTGAGAGAACCAGTCTGGAGGGCGGCCAGGTTCTGCAAAGGGCTTGATTGCTCTGCTAACTGATACCCtacacaaaatgagaaaagcCTATTACAcactaaatagaaaaaaaagggggcaggggtgggggttgagGGGAAGCTATGCTAATAGTTCAAGGTTTGGAGTacaaaatttagaataaattgCCACCAGAAAGTATTCTAGAATATGTGACTATGGAAAATGACACAACTACTTTAAAATCATTTAGAGGTAAAGAATCATTGTGAAACCGTTCTCACAGGTGATATATTTCCTGGCTGAAGTGAAGGTATTAGTCTAGTACATCATCATTTCTGTTCATTTGAGAAAGtattttcatgttgattttgGCTCTTTTAAAGAGATCTGTCTTTTGAAAATCAGTTTGTAATATATTTCAGACTAAAAAGTTATCTTttagggtgcatgggtggctcaatcagttagcgtacaacttcagctcaggtcatgatcccacagtttgtgagtttgagccccgcatcaggctctgacagtaaggagcctgcttgggagttcTCTCTTTGGCCCTTCACCACTTCCACTCTGtccaaatgaataaacgtaaaaaaattttttttctaataaaaaagttATCTTTTGATCCACTAATACAACTCATAGgaatgtaatataaaaaaataacctaacaggggtgcctgggtggttctgactcttagtttcagcttaGGTAATGTTCTCAGAGtaccatgagttggagccccacgtcaggctctgtactagtAGAGTGCAGTAGaggccccctctctctgctcctcccccactcacactctgtctctctcaaaataaactttaaaaaaatagtaataatccaACAAAAAAGCAACTACCAAGAAGAAAGCATGATGTGGACTTGATCAGAACAGCAGTTAAGTTTTTCCTAAATGCCTGCAAGGGATTTAACTTATGGCATTTCacctcaacaaaacattaaatagaccataacaataattataaaatgtatgtagcaaaaagaaacatatgtactacataatatta
It contains:
- the LOC123604276 gene encoding bromodomain-containing protein 8 isoform X1, with protein sequence MATGTGKHKLLSTGPTEPWSIREKLCLASSVMRSGDQNWVSVSRAIKPFAEPGRPPDWFSQKHCASQYSELLETTETPKRKRGEKGEVVETVEDVIVRKLTAERVEELKKVIKETQEKYRRLKRDAELIQAGHMDSRLDELCNDIVMKKKLEEEEAEVKRKATDAAYQARQAVKTPPRRLPTVMVRSPIDSASPGGDYPLGDLTTTTMEEATSGVTPGTLPSTPVTSFPGIPDTLPPGSAPLEAPMTPVTDDSPQKKMLGQKATPPPSPLLSELLKKGSLLPTSPRLVSESEMAVASGHLNSTGVLLEVGGVLPMIHGGEMQQTPNTVAASPAASGAPTLSRLLEAGPTQFTTPLASFTTVASEPPVKLVPPPVESVSQATIVMMPALPAPSSAPAVSTPESVAPVSQPDTCVPMEAVGDPHTVTVSMDSNEISMIINSIKEECFRSGVAEAPGGSKPPSIDGKEDLDLAEKMDIAVSYTGEELDFETVGDIIAIIEDKVDDHPEVLDVAAVEAALSFCEENDDPQSLPGPWEHPIQQERDKPVSLPAPEMTVKQERLDFEETENKGIHELVDIREPSVEIKMEPAEPEQGISGPEIVAGVVPATSMEPPELRSQDLDEEPRNIAPGEIAEADVSGGKGDETPLTTVKTEASPESMLSPSHGSNPIEDPLEAETQHKFEMSDSLKEESGTIFGSQIKDAPGEDEEEDGVSEAASLEEAKEEDQGEGYLSEMDNEPPVSESDDGFSIHNATLQSHTLADSIPSSPASSQFSVCSEDQEAIQAQKIWKKAIMLVWRAAANHRYANVFLQPVTDDIAPGYHSIVQRPMDLSTIKKNIENGLIRSTAEFQRDIMLMFQNAVMYNSSDHDVYHMAVEMQRDVLEQIQQFLATQLIMQTSESGISAKSLRGRDSTRKQDSSEKMGHEWVWLDSEQDYPNDSELSNDCRSLFSSWDSSLDLDVGSWRETEEPGAEELEESSPGREPSELLVGDGSSEESQEEAEQVSCQNLLHFLSEVAYLMEPLCISSKESSEGCCLSSGAKQQEGREIEATEGEEPCREPGQFSAWVDTLVAKKSLGEDGRPEVAPTPSDVCAIQQLRTESEEGKVQQESKEEDKGEGYVSELEDQPCSGECDDGFSIQETPLVDILFSRATSSKS
- the LOC123604276 gene encoding bromodomain-containing protein 8 isoform X4, which codes for MRSGDQNWVSVSRAIKPFAEPGRPPDWFSQKHCASQYSELLETTETPKRKRGEKGEVVETVEDVIVRKLTAERVEELKKVIKETQEKYRRLKRDAELIQAGHMDSRLDELCNDIVMKKKLEEEEAEVKRKATDAAYQARQAVKTPPRRLPTVMVRSPIDSASPGGDYPLGDLTTTTMEEATSGVTPGTLPSTPVTSFPGIPDTLPPGSAPLEAPMTPVTDDSPQKKMLGQKATPPPSPLLSELLKKGSLLPTSPRLVSESEMAVASGHLNSTGVLLEVGGVLPMIHGGEMQQTPNTVAASPAASGAPTLSRLLEAGPTQFTTPLASFTTVASEPPVKLVPPPVESVSQATIVMMPALPAPSSAPAVSTPESVAPVSQPDTCVPMEAVGDPHTVTVSMDSNEISMIINSIKEECFRSGVAEAPGGSKPPSIDGKEDLDLAEKMDIAVSYTGEELDFETVGDIIAIIEDKVDDHPEVLDVAAVEAALSFCEENDDPQSLPGPWEHPIQQERDKPVSLPAPEMTVKQERLDFEETENKGIHELVDIREPSVEIKMEPAEPEQGISGPEIVAGVVPATSMEPPELRSQDLDEEPRNIAPGEIAEADVSGGKGDETPLTTVKTEASPESMLSPSHGSNPIEDPLEAETQHKFEMSDSLKEESGTIFGSQIKDAPGEDEEEDGVSEAASLEEAKEEDQGEGYLSEMDNEPPVSESDDGFSIHNATLQSHTLADSIPSSPASSQFSVCSEDQEAIQAQKIWKKAIMLVWRAAANHRYANVFLQPVTDDIAPGYHSIVQRPMDLSTIKKNIENGLIRSTAEFQRDIMLMFQNAVMYNSSDHDVYHMAVEMQRDVLEQIQQFLATQLIMQTSESGISAKSLRGRDSTRKQDSSEKDSVPMGSPAFLLSLFDGGTRGRRCAIEADMKMKK
- the LOC123604276 gene encoding bromodomain-containing protein 8 isoform X2, whose product is MATGTGKHKLLSTGPTEPWSIREKLCLASSVMRSGDQNWVSVSRAIKPFAEPGRPPDWFSQKHCASQYSELLETTETPKRKRGEKGEVVETVEDVIVRKLTAERVEELKKVIKETQEKYRRLKRDAELIQAGHMDSRLDELCNDIVMKKKLEEEEAEVKRKATDAAYQARQAVKTPPRRLPTVMVRSPIDSASPGGDYPLGDLTTTTMEEATSGVTPGTLPSTPVTSFPGIPDTLPPGSAPLEAPMTPVTDDSPQKKMLGQKATPPPSPLLSELLKKGSLLPTSPRLVSESEMAVASGHLNSTGVLLEVGGVLPMIHGGEMQQTPNTVAASPAASGAPTLSRLLEAGPTQFTTPLASFTTVASEPPVKLVPPPVESVSQATIVMMPALPAPSSAPAVSTPESVAPVSQPDTCVPMEAVGDPHTVTVSMDSNEISMIINSIKEECFRSGVAEAPGGSKPPSIDGKEDLDLAEKMDIAVSYTGEELDFETVGDIIAIIEDKVDDHPEVLDVAAVEAALSFCEENDDPQSLPGPWEHPIQQERDKPVSLPAPEMTVKQERLDFEETENKGIHELVDIREPSVEIKMEPAEPEQGISGPEIVAGVVPATSMEPPELRSQDLDEEPRNIAPGEIAEADVSGGKGDETPLTTVKTEASPESMLSPSHGSNPIEDPLEAETQHKFEMSDSLKEESGTIFGSQIKDAPGEDEEEDGVSEAASLEEAKEEDQGEGYLSEMDNEPPVSESDDGFSIHNATLQSHTLADSIPSSPASSQFSVCSEDQEAIQAQKIWKKAIMLVWRAAANHRYANVFLQPVTDDIAPGYHSIVQRPMDLSTIKKNIENGLIRSTAEFQRDIMLMFQNAVMYNSSDHDVYHMAVEMQRDVLEQIQQFLATQLIMQTSESGISAKSLRGRDSTRKQDSSEKDSVPMGSPAFLLSLFDGGTRGRRCAIEADMKMKK